The Methanosarcina barkeri MS DNA window ATTTACGTAGAGGATAGTTCGGTTTTTCTCAAAGGCAAGAATGACTGTGTATATAGAGGAATAGGTTTGCTTAAAAATATCACAGAAAATAAGTATGCACAGGAAAAGCTCAAGGTAAGCGAAGAACACATTCTAAAATACCTACAGAACTTTAGAGGTATTGGATTTGAGTTAGACAATAATTTCAATCTCATGCTTCTTCATGGAGCCGTAGAGGAAATTACAGGCCATAGAAATGAAGAATTTCTATCAGGAAAAATCAAATTGGTTCAGCTAGTATATCCTGAAGATCAAATTAATTTCCTTGAGAATCGAAAGAAACTGAACATTACACCTAACTCTTTAACTGAACAAGAATATCGAATTCTGAACAGAAATGGGAATATAGTTTGGGTCTTTGAGTCTATCCATGTTGTGCACGATATAAATAAGGCAAACCAGTTTTACCAGGGGTTCATCCAAGATGTGACTGAACAAAAAATTGCAAAGGAAGCTATTGACAAAGCCGAAAAACTTCGTAAAAAAGAAATTCACCATCGAATCAAAAATAACCTGCAGGTAATATCCAGCCTCTTAGAATTAGAGTGCGAAAATTTGCTGTCCGGTGACCTAGAACGTGAAAAAGTTATTGAAGCATTTCGAGAAAGCAATAATCGAATCATATCCATGTCTATAATCCATGAAGAACTGTATAATTCCAAAGATATGGAAACAATCAATTTTGCTTCATACTTGAAAGAATTAACAGATGATCTTTTCAAGTCGTATAAAGTTGGAAGTTCTGATATCCAATTGCTTTTAGATGTGGACGATATATTTTTTGAAATGGATAATGCAATCCCTTTAGGGATCATTATCAATGAACTCGTTTCTAATTCATTAAAGTATTCATTTCAAGAAGGAAGAAGCGGGAAAATTCAAATTAAACTTCACAGAGACGTTAATGATAAAAAGAAAAGTTTGGTCACTCCAAACCGAAATTTTATGTTAATTGTTGAAGACAATGGCATTGGTTTTCCGGATTCAATTGACTTCAGAAACACTAGTTCACTGGGCTTACAGTTGGTAAATACTCTTGTTGATCAAATCAATGGCGACATCGAACTTATAAAAGATTCAGGAACAAAATATAATATACGATTTACAGATTCTTGTACATAGATACGAGTGATATTTCAATTGAATCAATTTATCAAAGTTGGTGGTAATTGTGATAATGTCCAAGTATGATACATTGTGGGAAAATTACTACTCGAGCTACAAGAAAGTTGCAAGCCCTCACAGAAAGCCAAATCTTTTTAAATGGCTTTATGATAGTTACATATTTCTACATCTTTCTTGCGTTGATTCTTCTAGTGTCTACAAACTTGCCGACTTCAAAGCATGTCTAGCTCTAGTGGATACAGCCGTTGATGATTCTTGTGATAATGCATCTTTTATAGAAGAGAATGGGGGAGACAAATTCAGTTATGAAATGCTGAGTATTCTTTATAGTGCGGATAAAATTGTATCTGGAACTTACAAGCCATCACAACTTAACGAAGAAAATCTTTATACAAAAATTACATTTGATATTTTTTCTGATTTTCTTATGAATCATCTAATATCCCTTCCAAGATACTATGATTTTAAAAGTGAGTTATTCCTATCAATAAAAAACGTAGCCGGGTCAATGGAGTTTTCTTATCTTTTGAACAAAAATAAGATTGCATATCCTTATTCTCTTGTTGTTCAAAATAAGGGTCCTTCCACAATGGTTGCGGTTCTCTCCATACTTGATCTGATGTCCTCTGAAAGTTTTGATGCTTCAGAGCTTGGAAAAGCAATAGCTCTATTTAATATGGCCGACGTTGTAGCAATGCTAAATAATGCAGTCAATACATGGAAAAAAGAAATAGTTGAAAGAGATTACAGTAGTCCAGTAATTTCACTAGCTCTTGAGAAAAAGCTTATTAAATTCAGTGATTTCGAAAATCTTAGCACAGAAAAAATAGAAGAAAAGCTGTTACCAGTATCTTTAATGGTAAATGAAGATCTTAACAGAAAGTTATTGTTAATGGAGGAGTTTGCTGAGACTTATGAAATAAAAAGCTTTGATACTTCTAGATATATCAACAATTATAGAATTTACGCATTTGAAAGTCAAAAAAAGAATAAAGAGGTCTGCCAAAAGCATGCAGCTTGATTATTTGAAATAGCTTATTATTATTATTATTATTATTATTATTATTATTATTATTATTACTCTGTGACCTTTTTTGCTCGGGATTTTGTCGTCGTAATTGGGACTGCTGAAAATGATGAATAAGTCTAAAACGTATTCCCAAAGAGTACGGAATCAAAGTCCTAGTCTTTCCTAACCTCGGTTTTCATATGTGAGTATTTTCTTTATTAAATTATTTTCTTTATTTACCTAAATCTTTCCTGACAGTGCTTTCTTGTTATCTCTAGGCACATGATAATTTCGAAAGTTTTATAATGGTTGTATTTTATGTATACTTTCAACATAATAATTAATAAATAATTAATAATTAATCCTATTAAACTGTATTTTATACCATAAAATTCTTCTTAAAAGTAAAAATAACGAAAAATATGTGCATGTGGAAATGGTAATAAGAATAAGTGTAAGAATGTTACTTTACCTGAGAATTAATTTCTGAATGGATTTATAATGTAGCTGTGCTAGCACTCAGATAGAAATTTGAGCATTGCAGAATACGTTGTCTATACTCAACTTGTCTATTCCATACGATTTCAAGAGTATTCCTCTGAAAAAAGGATGATTTTAAGTTAGAATTTCCCACAATTTTTAATTTGTATGTGAATTTCCCTACTGAAAATGGTTTGTTTAAGGCAGTAAACGGCGTAGATCTTTCTATTGCTGAAAACGAAACATGCTTACGGTCCTTGCGTTCAACTACCTTGGGGACGAATTAAAGGACCTGCTTGACCCAAGAGATATGAAAGACATCGACTGAAGCTTAACCTTCGAAATAAGAGGGACATCGACTGAAGCTTAACCTTCGAAAAAAGAAGGACATCGACTGAAACTGTATATTTGATATTTCTTCAGAGCAACTACCATGAAAAAATACTCATCATTTAACAGCAAGTTTATTTTAAATGCAACCATCAGTGCGGTCGCCGGATACAGGGCAAAATTAAATTGTTTCAGTCGAAATGCGTGCCTGTTCTTAGGATATATTTTCCTCATCTCTTTGAGCCTGGGAATTTACGAAGTAATCTTCAATCTGTACATCTTAAGGCTCGGGTTCAGGGAGGATTTCCTGGGACTCATGCTCTCACTGGTTTCCATATCCACTGGCCTGTTTGCAATCCCTGCGGCCATGTTCTGCGATAGGGCAGGCAGAAAGAACACATTGTTATTGTCCTGCCTTCTTCTCCTGTTTTCCTTTGCAGTCCTGTATACCACTACCTCAACATTCCTGCTGGTTTTTTTCAGCATTCTCTATGGGGTATCCTCATCACTTAAAATAGTTACAGCATCTACGTTCATGGTTGAAAACTCAACGAGTTATGAAAGGATGCATCTATTTTCGATGTACTACCTGTTATACACTATAGGTGTCATGATAGGAAACTTTGCGGGTGGCATTCTACCGCAGACCTTTACCAGCTCACTCAAGATTGACCCCACAGGCCCAACGGCTTATCAGCTCTCACTATATGCATCTTTAGCTGCTGTGTTAATTTCCCTGCTACCTCTGATATTCATAAAAAACAAAAAAACCATTCTGCCAGGAAAGCCAGCTCTGTTTTCTACCCTTTCTTCTACTTTAAGGTCAAAAACGATCCAAAAATTAGTTCTGGTAAACGGGCTTATAGGTATGGGATGGGGGTTGGCTCTTCCCTATTTTAATGTTTATTTTGACATTGTCCTTAGAGCAAGTTCCAGGCAGATAGGCTTCATCTTTTCTCTTTCTCAAGTGGTCATGATGTTCACTTTATTATTTGTCCCTATACTTACTGAATGGTTAGGGAAAGTAAAGGTTGTAGCCCTGGTTCAGCTCTCTTCAATTCCATTTCTTTTGCTTTTTACATCTACATCCGTACTTACAATAGCTGCTTTCGGATACATCATGAGGTCAGCTATAATGAATATGTCAAATCCTGTATTGAGCAATTTCAATATGGAAGTTGTTAGCGAAGAACAGAGAGCAACTGTGAACAGCCTGATATGGATGAGCTGTTATACATGTGTTGGACTAAGCACCTATGCAGGTGGTTTGATGATGGCTCACAACTACTATAGTCTTCCCTTCCTTCTGACCTGTGTTTTATATGTAATTGCTACTGTACTTTATTATTTGTTCTTTGATAAGATGGAAAAGGAGCAAAAAAACTTAGAGATCTCGGTCTGATTGAAACCGGAGTTAAAATAAAATAGAAAAAAATGCCTGAAAAATGCTAGTTTTTAATTTGAGTATTTGCAAGCTGTAGTGACCCTGACCTTATCGAAGTCAGGAAAGGTTTCTGTAATTGGTGTTCAAAGCTTTACGTAAAATTAGTTAACCGAATATAGGTGAAACTGTAGTATCATTTATTAATCTTCTTTCAAAAGCCGTTTTATTCTTAAGCATTGGGAATTTACTCAAAAATAAGCGGCATCTTTGAGGAAGTCTGATCAACAAAATTAACTACTTTGTTATAATTTCAACAGCTTCTTTTGTTATGATTTTAACAGCCTCTTTTGTTATGATTTCAACAGCCTCTTTTGTTATGATTTCAACAGTTTCATCAAGATTATGCAGGTTCCTACTATGTGAAAATCTATGCCTCATACTTATTATTCCTTATATTTATACCAAGATTGCTTAATCTACTTAGAAAATACTTAGACTTTGGGTCAATTAGAACCAACTGCCTTTTTTGTGTTTCAATCGCAAAGCCTAAAAACTAAGACCTGAGCATGGATATCTTTTAAAAAATTATTTAGAGGCTAGACACTACTCTTTTACATTTCCCGTTATCTGTAACATTTATTCCATGAATTTAAATAATATTAAAGCTTTATTCCATAAATGGGGGAAAGAAAAACCAATTTTTCGAGTGGTGGACGAAAAGAATAGTTTTTCGTAATGGTCGAAAGGAAAGGCTACTTTGACAAAATTACTTTACAAAATGATAGACGAAAAAGCGGCTTAAGAACTGTTTGCAAATTAAAGTATCTCCATTATGTTCCTTTTATGATTCAAAATCTCGTCCTGCAAAGCTTTGAGCTTTAACTCTGGTTAACTTTTATTCGACAAGTCTTAGATTCAGGTTTTACGCAAAAACAAGACGTTTACAGTCATCTCTGAACTGAAATTTATAACAGTTAACTCCGATAACTCGGACAAAACTAAAAATTTTATGCAACTAAAGCTATGGGATAAATTCAAAAAAATCTCCCAAAATCTGAATGTATGATCTAAAAGCTGCATCTTGCTGTCATGTATACTGTCATGTATAGTTACTCGAATTAGGGTGAAAGCATGAGACTAACAAAATCTATTTGCCCAGAATGCAAAAGAGTAATTGAAGCTTCGATCTTCGAGGAAAATGGGAAAATAATAATGGGAAAAAAATGTCCCGATCACGGGAGTTTCAGGGATGTCTACTGGTCAGATGCTGAACTCTACTGGAAGTTCGAAAAGTATTCATATACAGGAACAGGGGTTTCAAACTTCAAGAGTTCCGGTTCTTTAAACTGCCCTTTTGGTTGCGGGATCTGCCAGCATCATGAATCGGGAACTTTACTTGCAAACATAGATGTTACTAATCGATGTAACCTTAAATGCCCTGTCTGTTTTGCAAATGCAAAAGTAAAGGGCTTCGTTTTCGAACCAAGCTTCGAAGAAATCCGAAAGATGATGGAAACACTAAGAAATGAGAAACCTGTGCCCTGCTCTGCCATTCAGTTTTCAGGTGGAGAGCCAACAGTAAGGGATGACCTTCCGGAGATTATTGAACTGGCCCAGGAGCTGGGGTTTGCACATATCCAGCTTGCAAGCAACGGAGTTCGCCTTGCTAATAGTCCTGAATACTGCAAAAGGCTAAAAGATGCAACCTTGCGTACTGTTTATCTAGCTTTTGACGGAATCACTCCAGAGCCTTATTTTGAAACTCGGGGCTTTAACGCTCTGTCTTTGAAGAAAAAAGCTATTGAAAATTGCAGACGTTGCGGGCCTGAAAGTATTGTGCTTGTTCCAACTCTTGCAAAAGGTGTAAATGACTCTCAGATAGGGGGGATCATCCGTTATGCAGCCGAAAATCTTGACATTATAAAAGGAGTGAACTTCCAGCCAATTGCGTTTACAGGAAGAATAGATCAGTCTCAAAGAGAACAGAAGAGAATCACCATACCTGACGTCATAAAGCTTGCGGAAGAACAGACTAATGGAGAGATTCCCTGTAATGCCTGGTACCCGGTATCTTTTGTGGTTCCTCTAAGCCGCTTCCTCTCAGCTATGAGAAAAGTTCCTATTCCGGAGTTGACAGTTCATCCACACTGCGGTGCTGGAACTTACGTTTTCTATGAAGAAGGGCACTTTATCCCAATTACAAATTTTCTTGATGTGGAAGGTTTTGTTGAATTTCTGGCTGAAACAACCTCAGAAATGAATGGAAGAGTTAGCAGAATTCTAACCCTTCCGAAGATCATCAAGCAAGTGCCACGGTACATTGACGAGAAGAAGGGACCAAAGTCGATAAATGTAGTCCAGATGATCCTTGGTGTCCTTAAAAAAGGTGATATGGAAAATACATCACGTTTTCACAGAAATACACTATTCCTCGGAACAATGCATTTTCAGGATTTATACAACATAGATCTTGAAAGAATCAAAAAATGCGGAGTACATTATGCCATACCAGACGGTAGAATAATTCCTTTCTGCGCATATAACAACTTTCATAGAGACTCCGTCGAATCAAAGTTCTCGGCGCCTTATATATAGGAACACGGATCTGAACAAGAATAACAGATTTAGGAAGATTAAAATACATTTAAAAATATGAAAAAAACTCAGGAGTTTTAGGTAATGGAATGATTGTTACTGAGATTACTGAATGAACTACATCTCTCACCTGCCACTTTCCGTTTTTTGCTGGAAATTGGCGAGGAGTGGATTTTCCAGCTTTCTTTGATAAAAAACTGCTTCTTTTACCTCTCTAATGCTTATTCTAAAACTTAGAGCTTATCCTAAGTCGTTAAGAGTGTGTTTTAATTTAGAATTGGTTTATAATATCTAGCATCATCATATATCTAGCACTATTCAAATTGTGTATGTGCCAATTGTAATCTGCAATTCGTCATACATTTTAGGATCGGCTCTAAATCAGGAGGAGTGGGGAATAATATGATCTGGAAAGATGAAGGAGAATTATTTGTAAGATGTAAGAAGAATCCGATACTTACAGTTGATTATTGGCCTTATAAGGTCAGCTCGGTATTTAACCCTGCAGCGGTTATGGTCGACAATACAACTATACTACTGGTACGGGTTGAAGACCATAGAGGTTTTTCCCATCTTACGGTAGCTAGAAGCAAGAATGGAATTGACGGTTGGGAAATTGATCCCAAACCAACCTTTTCCTCGGATCCAACATACTATTCTGAAGAGATATATGGTATTGAAGATCCACGTATAACTTACATTGATGAAATAGGAAAATGGGCTATAGCTTATACGGCTTTTTCGGACTCGGGTCCATTAACGTCTCTTGCCTATACCGAAAATTTCACTAATTTTCAGAGAGTAGGGCCTATCATGCCGCCTGAAAATAAAGATGCTGCTATTTTTCCTACAAGACTTAACGGCAAATGGGCAATGTTACACAGGCCTCTATCTAACATTGCAGGTGCAAAGGCAAATATCTGGATATCTTTTTCGCCTGATATGAAATACTGGGGAGAGCATAAGGTTCTTTTGTACGCTCGAGAAGGAGGGTGGTGGGATGCCCGTAAAATTGGATTAGCCCCTCCGCCAATGAAAACATCTGATGGATGGTTAATTATGTACTATGGGGTACGTCAGACAACATCTAAAAAGAGCTATCGGCTCGGACTTGCTCTTCTTGACCTTGAAGATCCCACAAAAGTACTCCATAGGTCAGAAGGCTGGGTTTTCGGGCCTCGTGAAATGTATGAGCGGACTGGAGACGTTAATGATGTTGTTTTCCCGTGTGGATGGATCCTTGTGGGCGATGAACTCCGCATTTATTATGGAAGTGCAGATATGTCTGTAGCAATGGCCAGTGCAAAAATGAGCGATATTATGCAGTATATCCGTGAATGTCCTGGGACACAATGCTTTGAATAATACTGCAGATAACTTGAAAAATATTGCAAACAACTTAAATAAATATTGTACACAGCTTGAAAATTAGTGTAAATTACTTGAATAAATAGTGTAAACAACTTGAAAAATATTGTACATAGTTTGAAAAATATTACAAACAGCTTTATAATAAACAGCTTGAAAAAACAGAATACAGAGACAACTCTATTTTTTTCATTAGCATTAGCTTGCTGCATGTAAAATCCATATATCATTTGGAGATACTGGGCTCAATGCCAAAAATTGCCAGTATAGATGAAATCCAGAGTTTCCGGGTCAATAATAAATTATAAATTATGTCATATATTTTTATTTTTTCTGCTTCTATGTTATAAATGAGAATTTTATCGGGTTTATGATACAGATTTACAACTGCGAAAAATGACAGGTTCAGAAGAAGAGGTCCAAAAGAAGAGCTCAATAGGAAAAATAAGCCTGGATTTTAGGCATTTTATATTGGGAAAACACGGATTGGGGGTTTATTTATAGGGGATAATGTAAAGCTCAAAATCGATGAAATAAAGGATTCGCCTGCAGATGAAGTCCTGAAAAACCTTAATTCAAGTAATAGGGGACTTTCTTCATCGAAAGCTGAAAACCGGATTAAGCAGTATGGTTATAATGAAATTTCCGAAAAGAAGGTCAACCCACTTATAAAATTTTTAAGTTATTTCTGGGGTCCAATTCCCTGGATGATCGAAGTGGCAGCTGCAATTTCAGGTGTTATCCATCGATGGGAAGACTTTGTGATCATCTCCTTACTCCTCATCTTAAACGGGGTCGTGGGGTTCTGGCAGGAACATAAAGCTGACAATGCGATTGACCTCCTTAAACAGAAAATGGCTCTGAATGCCAGAGTACTCAGAGACGGACAATGGACCCAAAAACCTGCACGGGAATTGGTCCCAGGAGACGTTGTCCGTGTACGTTCAGGGGATGTTGTGCCTGCTGACCTTAAACTCCTTGAAGGGGAATATCTGCAGGTAGATGAATCAGCCCTTACGGGAGAATCCCTGCCTGTAGAGAAAAAATCTGATGGAATTGCCTATTCAGGGTCCGTGATCCAGAAAGGGGAAATGAATGCTCTGGTTGTGGCTACGGGCATGAATACC harbors:
- a CDS encoding PAS domain-containing sensor histidine kinase; its protein translation is MEGDFYKENIEKIEKRFFSIAEMTGQLIFDGDVQTGKIEWSGPIEEFTGYTQEEFNKIDFVACKELIHPEDRERVWCSLENSLNTGEKFEQKFRFRKKDGNYIYVEDSSVFLKGKNDCVYRGIGLLKNITENKYAQEKLKVSEEHILKYLQNFRGIGFELDNNFNLMLLHGAVEEITGHRNEEFLSGKIKLVQLVYPEDQINFLENRKKLNITPNSLTEQEYRILNRNGNIVWVFESIHVVHDINKANQFYQGFIQDVTEQKIAKEAIDKAEKLRKKEIHHRIKNNLQVISSLLELECENLLSGDLEREKVIEAFRESNNRIISMSIIHEELYNSKDMETINFASYLKELTDDLFKSYKVGSSDIQLLLDVDDIFFEMDNAIPLGIIINELVSNSLKYSFQEGRSGKIQIKLHRDVNDKKKSLVTPNRNFMLIVEDNGIGFPDSIDFRNTSSLGLQLVNTLVDQINGDIELIKDSGTKYNIRFTDSCT
- a CDS encoding MFS transporter, producing the protein MKKYSSFNSKFILNATISAVAGYRAKLNCFSRNACLFLGYIFLISLSLGIYEVIFNLYILRLGFREDFLGLMLSLVSISTGLFAIPAAMFCDRAGRKNTLLLSCLLLLFSFAVLYTTTSTFLLVFFSILYGVSSSLKIVTASTFMVENSTSYERMHLFSMYYLLYTIGVMIGNFAGGILPQTFTSSLKIDPTGPTAYQLSLYASLAAVLISLLPLIFIKNKKTILPGKPALFSTLSSTLRSKTIQKLVLVNGLIGMGWGLALPYFNVYFDIVLRASSRQIGFIFSLSQVVMMFTLLFVPILTEWLGKVKVVALVQLSSIPFLLLFTSTSVLTIAAFGYIMRSAIMNMSNPVLSNFNMEVVSEEQRATVNSLIWMSCYTCVGLSTYAGGLMMAHNYYSLPFLLTCVLYVIATVLYYLFFDKMEKEQKNLEISV
- the tes gene encoding tetraether lipid synthase Tes, with translation MRLTKSICPECKRVIEASIFEENGKIIMGKKCPDHGSFRDVYWSDAELYWKFEKYSYTGTGVSNFKSSGSLNCPFGCGICQHHESGTLLANIDVTNRCNLKCPVCFANAKVKGFVFEPSFEEIRKMMETLRNEKPVPCSAIQFSGGEPTVRDDLPEIIELAQELGFAHIQLASNGVRLANSPEYCKRLKDATLRTVYLAFDGITPEPYFETRGFNALSLKKKAIENCRRCGPESIVLVPTLAKGVNDSQIGGIIRYAAENLDIIKGVNFQPIAFTGRIDQSQREQKRITIPDVIKLAEEQTNGEIPCNAWYPVSFVVPLSRFLSAMRKVPIPELTVHPHCGAGTYVFYEEGHFIPITNFLDVEGFVEFLAETTSEMNGRVSRILTLPKIIKQVPRYIDEKKGPKSINVVQMILGVLKKGDMENTSRFHRNTLFLGTMHFQDLYNIDLERIKKCGVHYAIPDGRIIPFCAYNNFHRDSVESKFSAPYI
- a CDS encoding glycoside hydrolase family 130 protein — translated: MIWKDEGELFVRCKKNPILTVDYWPYKVSSVFNPAAVMVDNTTILLVRVEDHRGFSHLTVARSKNGIDGWEIDPKPTFSSDPTYYSEEIYGIEDPRITYIDEIGKWAIAYTAFSDSGPLTSLAYTENFTNFQRVGPIMPPENKDAAIFPTRLNGKWAMLHRPLSNIAGAKANIWISFSPDMKYWGEHKVLLYAREGGWWDARKIGLAPPPMKTSDGWLIMYYGVRQTTSKKSYRLGLALLDLEDPTKVLHRSEGWVFGPREMYERTGDVNDVVFPCGWILVGDELRIYYGSADMSVAMASAKMSDIMQYIRECPGTQCFE